The following are encoded in a window of Castanea sativa cultivar Marrone di Chiusa Pesio chromosome 5, ASM4071231v1 genomic DNA:
- the LOC142634956 gene encoding uncharacterized protein LOC142634956 encodes MAQLDNPSIGFSEEDAWRLHHPHDDVLVVSIRAGDYNMHRVLVDNRSSTDILYYPTFQQMGIGRERVIPTNALLVGFEGTRVYPLGVVTLSVTVKDYPQQITKDVVFLVVDCSSAYNAILGQPTLNAWKAVTSTYHLMVKFPH; translated from the coding sequence ATGGCGCAACTTGATAACCCCAGCATTGGGTTTTCAGAAGAAGATGCATGGCGCCTTCATCACCCACATGACGACGTACTTGTTGTTAGTATACgggcaggggactacaacatgcatcgagttttggttGATAACAGAAGCTCAAcggatatcctctactaccccacGTTCCAACAAATGGGGATTGGTAGAGAGCGAGTGATCCCAACAAATGCACTCCTTGTTGGCTTCGAAGGGACAAGGGTCTACCCTTTAGGTGTCGTCACGTTGTCTGTGACGGTCAAAGATTACCCccagcaaataaccaaggatgtagtTTTTCTTGTGGTCGACTGCTCTTCCGCCTATAACGCCATCCTTGGACAGCcaactctcaatgcatggaaggctgtaACTTCGACTTACCATTTAATGGTCAAATTCCCCCACTGA
- the LOC142634957 gene encoding uncharacterized protein LOC142634957 codes for MMHLQGVPDEIMCKTFPTTLKGPAGIWYNRLTLNSISTFKELGAQFVSHFIGGHQYKKSTACLMSIKQLEDEMLRSYISRFNKEALSIDEADNKILVAAFTNELRNGKFLFSLYKNDPKTMSDVLYRAKKYMNVEDELLAREEKPRKRERQEDARLDKG; via the coding sequence ATGATGCACCTTCAAGGTGTACCGGATGAGATCATGTGCAAAACCTTCCCCACTACACTGAAGGGACCTGCGGGGATATGGTACAACAGACTGACGCTGAATTCGATCAGCACTTTTAAAGAGTTGGGCGCTCAATTCGTTTCGCACTTTATTGGAGGCCACCAATACAAGAAGTCCACAGCTTGTTTGATGAGTATTAAGCAACTGGAAGATGAGATGCTAAGGTCATACATATCCCGCTTCAACAAAGAGGctctctcgatagacgaggcggaTAACAAGATACTGGTAGCAGCTTTCACAAACGAGCTGCGGAATGGTAAGTTCTTATTCTCCTTATATAAGAATGACCCGAAAACAATGTCAGATGTGCTCTATAGGGCAAAGAAGTACATGAACGTAGAAGATGAATTACTGGCCCGAGAAGAAAAACCTAGGAAGAGGGAAAGGCAGGAAGACGCACGATTAGATAAGGGATGA